A single window of Anomaloglossus baeobatrachus isolate aAnoBae1 chromosome 5, aAnoBae1.hap1, whole genome shotgun sequence DNA harbors:
- the LOC142311250 gene encoding uncharacterized protein LOC142311250, which yields MSKQRNKLTKTILNFTLEIIYLLTGEDYTVVKNTTGECVILNNCPEKSGGWSRTKSPFTEPKTHSLIHERNKEHKILRLANKMIELLTGEVPIRCQDVTVHLSMEEWEYIEEHKDLYKDVMMEDHQPLISLDRIGTKTQSEQCPHPLHYQVYSELNESVPQDSQDEALLDIKVEVKDEVEEDPFIKAPDFQYEFSQINPPKGHPKSLCSHSYPEEDHYVLQNYQGEDLPNISLESRPEEGEFVKGVQLWKEEQIPGIVGTDHLSKNTEGSCPLSHQARNKHMQQSSVENLITLTVYPGHHVIDLSSNPPNQKKLSDQSQIVMQSADHSRDKMFQCGECAKLFTKKSNLFVHKRIHTGEKPYTCAECGKCFTRKFSLDQHVRIHTGQKPFSCLECGQNFVQKSLLFRHKMIHTGEKPVELTCFECGKYFTKKSGLAEHLKIHTGEKPFSCSECGKAFIQKSGLVEHQKIHTGEKLHKCLECGKCFTRKSNLVKHQRFHTGEKPYPCSECGKRFTQKSVLVEHQRIHTGEKPFLCSECGKRFTQKSDLVEHQRIHTGEKPYSCSDCGKCFITKVKLKIHQRIHTGEKPFTCSVCGKGFTQKSHLIKHHRFHSGEKPFTCSECEKCFSKKTSLVYHQRIHRGEMPYS from the exons ATGAGCAAGCAGAGGAATAAGCTCACCAAAACTATACTGAACTTCACCCTTGAAATCATCTACCTgttgactggagag GATTACACAGTAGTAAAGAATACAACTGGTGAGTGTGTGATCCTCAATAACTGCCCCGAAAAGTCAGGGGGATGGAGCAGGACCAAGAGCCCATTTACAGAGCCTAAAACTCACTCACTGATACATGAAAGAAACAAGGAGCATAAGATCCTCAGACTTGccaacaagatgattgagctgctgactggagag gttcctataaggtgtcaggatgtcactgtccatctctccatggaggagtgggaataTATAGAAGAACACAAGGATCTCtacaaggatgtcatgatggaggaccACCAGCCCCTCATATCACTGG ACAGGATCGGTACCAAAACTCAATCCGAGCAATGCCCCCATCCTCTCCACTACCAGGTTTATTCTGAGCTAAATGAGAGTGTCCCACAGGATTCCCAG GATGAGGCGCTACTTGATATTAAAGTTGAAGTAAAAGATGAAGTAGAAGAGGATCCTTTCATAAAGGCTCCTGATTTCCAAT ATGAATTTAGTCAGATAAATCCACCCAAAGGACATCCCAAGTCTCTGTGTTCCCACAGCTATCCAGAAGAGGATCACTATGTGCTACAGAATTATCAG ggtgaagatctgcctaATATATCATTGGAGAGTAGACCGGAAGAGGGGGAGTTTGTGAAAGGTGTGCAGCTATGGAAGGAGGAACAAATTCCAGGAATTGTTGGCACAG ATCATCTCAGCAAGAACACAGAGGGGAGTTGCCCATTGTCACATCAAGCAAGAAATAAACATATGCAACAGTCTTCAGTAGAAAACTTAATTACCTTAACTGTATATCCAGGACATCATGTTATAGATCTGTCATCCAATCCCCCAAATCAGAAGAAACTCTCTGATCAATCACAGATTGTTATGCAAAGTGCAGATCACAGCCGAGACAAAATGTTTCAGTGTGGTGAATGTGCGAAACTGTTTACAAAAAAGTCAAATCTTTTTGTACACAaaagaattcacactggggagaagccttaCACCtgtgcagaatgtggaaaatgctttACCCGTAAATTTAGCCTTGATCAACatgtgagaattcacacaggacaaaagccattttcatgtttagaatgtgggcaaAATTTTGTTCAAAAATCATTACTATTTAGACATAAAatgattcacacaggggagaaaccagttGAACTAACATGTTTTGAATGTGGCAAATATTTTACCAAGAAATCAGGTCTAGCTGAACATCTgaaaattcatacaggggagaagccattctctTGCTCTGAATGTGGTAAAGCATTTATACAGAAATCCGGTCTTGTTGAACATCAgaaaattcatacaggggagaagctacATAAATGtttggaatgtggtaaatgttttactaggaaatcaaatcttgttaaacatcaaagatttcacacaggcgagaagccatatccatgctcagaatgtggaaaacgTTTTACCCAGAAATCAGTTCTTGTTGAACATCAAcgcattcacacaggagagaaaccatttttatgctcagaatgtggaaaaaggtttacacagaaatcagatcttgttgaacatcagagaattcacacaggtgagaagccttaTTCTTGTTCTGATTGTGGAAAATGCTTCATTACTAAAGTAAAACTCAAGATTCATCAGAGAATtcatactggggagaagccatttacatGTTCTGTATGTGGAAAAGGTTTTACTCAAAAATCGCATCTTATCAAGCATCACCGATTTCACTCGGGTGAGAAGCCATTCACATGTTCTGAGTGTGAAAAATGTTTTTCTAAAAAAACAAGCCTTGTTTATCACCAGAGAATTCACAGAGGAGAGATGCCATATTCATGA